The following proteins come from a genomic window of Methylorubrum populi:
- a CDS encoding FAD-linked oxidase C-terminal domain-containing protein, with protein sequence MSIAFPAPDADVVARREAIIEGLSALVAPEALVTTEDERRAFETDGLTAYRKMPLAVVLPSTTQEVSAVMAFCHANGVRVVPRGAGTSLAGGAIAQEDAIILGVGKMTRILDLDFTNRTARVEAGITNLAISGAVAHEGFFYAPDPSSQLACTIAGNIAMNSGGAHCLKYGVTTNNLMGVTLVTNDGTVVEIGGEHLDSGGYDLLGLICGSEGQLGIVTEATVRILRAAEGARPALVGFSSVEDAGACTAAIIAAGIIPVAIEYMDREAILITDDFSGAGYPRDAAAMLIIEVEGSDEECTDMLARIEAIAARFNPTSIRVSKSEAESAAIWKGRKSAFGATGRISDYMCMDGTIPTGQLGHVLERIEAICAEKGLRVANVFHAGDGNLHPLILFDINTPGELQKAEAAGDAILKLCVEVGGCLTGEHGVGIEKRELMRFQYAQEDLEQQMRVRNVFDPAWLMNPAKVFPLEGRVTS encoded by the coding sequence ATGTCGATCGCCTTCCCCGCACCGGATGCGGATGTCGTCGCCCGCCGTGAGGCGATCATCGAGGGGTTGTCCGCGCTGGTGGCGCCGGAGGCCCTGGTGACGACGGAGGACGAGCGTCGCGCCTTCGAGACCGACGGGCTCACCGCCTACCGCAAGATGCCGCTTGCCGTCGTGCTGCCCTCGACGACGCAGGAGGTCTCGGCGGTGATGGCCTTCTGCCATGCCAACGGCGTGCGGGTCGTGCCCCGCGGTGCCGGCACGTCGCTCGCCGGCGGCGCCATCGCCCAGGAGGACGCGATCATCCTCGGGGTGGGCAAGATGACCCGCATCCTCGACCTCGACTTCACCAACCGCACCGCCCGGGTCGAGGCCGGCATCACCAATCTCGCGATTTCCGGAGCGGTCGCGCACGAGGGCTTCTTCTACGCCCCCGATCCGTCGAGCCAGCTCGCCTGCACCATCGCCGGCAACATCGCCATGAATTCCGGCGGGGCGCACTGCCTGAAATACGGCGTGACGACCAACAACCTCATGGGCGTGACCCTGGTGACCAACGACGGCACCGTGGTGGAGATCGGCGGCGAGCACCTCGATTCCGGCGGCTACGACCTGCTCGGCCTGATCTGCGGCTCGGAGGGCCAGCTCGGCATCGTCACCGAGGCCACCGTGCGCATCCTGCGCGCGGCGGAAGGCGCCCGCCCGGCGCTCGTCGGCTTCTCCTCGGTCGAGGATGCCGGCGCCTGCACCGCGGCGATCATCGCCGCCGGCATCATTCCCGTCGCCATCGAGTACATGGACCGCGAGGCGATCCTCATCACCGACGATTTTTCGGGCGCCGGCTACCCGCGTGACGCCGCCGCGATGCTGATCATCGAGGTCGAGGGATCGGACGAGGAATGCACCGACATGCTGGCCCGGATCGAGGCCATCGCGGCGCGCTTCAACCCCACCAGCATCCGCGTCTCGAAGTCCGAGGCCGAGTCCGCCGCGATCTGGAAGGGCCGCAAATCCGCCTTCGGCGCCACGGGCCGCATCTCCGACTACATGTGCATGGACGGCACGATCCCCACCGGCCAGCTCGGCCACGTGCTGGAGCGGATCGAGGCGATCTGCGCCGAGAAGGGCCTGCGCGTCGCCAACGTGTTCCATGCCGGCGACGGCAACCTGCACCCGCTGATCCTGTTCGACATCAACACGCCGGGCGAGTTGCAGAAGGCGGAGGCCGCGGGCGACGCGATCCTCAAGCTCTGCGTCGAGGTCGGCGGCTGCCTCACGGGCGAGCACGGCGTCGGTATCGAGAAGCGTGAGCTGATGCGCTTCCAGTACGCGCAGGAAGATCTCGAACAGCAGATGCGCGTGCGCAACGTGTTCGATCCGGCTTGGCTGATGAATCCGGCCAAGGTGTTCCCGCTCGAGGGCCGTGTCACGTCCTGA
- a CDS encoding c-type cytochrome — MRHLILGAAFALLLPVAAHAEGDAAAGEKAFAPCKACHNFEKNGVGPTLKGVVGAKAGEGADGYAFSDALKKSGITWDEANLKEWLVDPKKKVPGTKMVFPGVKDPKKVDDIIAYLKTKS, encoded by the coding sequence ATGCGTCATCTCATCCTCGGCGCCGCCTTCGCGCTGCTGCTCCCGGTTGCCGCCCATGCCGAGGGCGATGCCGCCGCCGGCGAGAAGGCGTTCGCCCCCTGCAAGGCCTGCCACAACTTCGAGAAGAACGGCGTCGGCCCGACCCTGAAGGGCGTCGTCGGTGCGAAGGCCGGTGAGGGTGCCGACGGCTACGCCTTCTCCGACGCGCTGAAGAAGTCCGGCATCACCTGGGACGAGGCCAACCTCAAGGAGTGGCTCGTCGACCCGAAGAAGAAGGTGCCCGGCACCAAGATGGTCTTCCCCGGCGTCAAGGACCCGAAGAAGGTCGACGACATCATCGCCTACCTCAAGACCAAGTCCTGA
- a CDS encoding 23S rRNA (adenine(2030)-N(6))-methyltransferase RlmJ codes for MLKHLVLTRVLAHLRAKDKPFRAIDTHAGLGVYDLEADEAGRTGEWHDGFGRLDLPFAPEVEALLAPYRAAVAAVRARHGATTYPGSPAIIRENLRAGDKGVFVELHPVDAQTLAQRYASDSRTKTLHLDGWTALNALIPPPERRGLVLIDPPYEERGEIDRLGMQLLKAARKWPTGIYLGWYPIKDVSGVDRMATALDAGLERPALRLDLMIERPDDPTRLTGTGLVVVNPPWTLAEEAEMFLPALAERLARSGYGAFRCERLGREA; via the coding sequence GTGCTCAAGCACCTCGTGCTGACCCGCGTGCTCGCGCATCTCCGCGCCAAGGACAAGCCGTTTCGGGCCATCGACACCCATGCGGGCCTCGGCGTCTACGATCTCGAAGCGGACGAGGCCGGGCGCACGGGAGAATGGCATGACGGCTTCGGCCGGCTCGACCTCCCGTTCGCCCCCGAGGTGGAGGCTCTGCTCGCGCCCTACCGTGCCGCGGTCGCGGCGGTGCGGGCGCGCCACGGCGCGACCACCTATCCCGGCTCGCCCGCGATCATCCGCGAGAACCTGCGCGCGGGCGACAAGGGCGTGTTCGTGGAGCTGCACCCGGTCGACGCGCAGACGCTGGCGCAGCGCTACGCCAGCGATTCCCGCACCAAGACCCTGCATCTCGACGGCTGGACCGCGCTCAACGCCCTGATCCCGCCGCCGGAGCGTCGCGGACTCGTGCTGATCGATCCGCCCTACGAGGAGCGCGGTGAGATCGACCGGCTGGGCATGCAGCTTCTGAAGGCCGCCAGGAAATGGCCAACCGGGATCTATCTCGGCTGGTATCCGATCAAGGACGTCTCAGGCGTCGACCGCATGGCGACCGCACTCGATGCGGGACTGGAGCGGCCGGCACTCCGCCTCGACCTGATGATCGAACGGCCCGACGATCCCACCCGCCTCACCGGCACCGGTCTCGTCGTCGTCAATCCGCCCTGGACGCTGGCGGAGGAGGCGGAAATGTTCCTGCCGGCCCTGGCCGAGCGGCTGGCGCGCAGCGGCTACGGGGCGTTCCGCTGCGAGCGGCTGGGGCGGGAGGCGTGA
- a CDS encoding DUF6894 family protein translates to MPRYFFHTRIGADTLTDEEGVELRDPDQAWRVARATIRASLEDEGSDPRLVAAILVVTDASGEIVLEFPFAEAIDEMDAPPEPGQETLH, encoded by the coding sequence GTGCCGCGCTACTTCTTCCACACCCGTATCGGCGCCGACACGCTCACCGACGAGGAGGGCGTGGAACTGCGCGATCCCGATCAGGCGTGGCGGGTGGCGCGGGCGACGATTCGGGCGAGCCTGGAGGACGAGGGAAGCGATCCGCGTCTGGTCGCGGCCATCCTCGTCGTCACCGACGCGTCGGGCGAGATCGTCCTGGAATTTCCCTTCGCCGAGGCGATCGACGAGATGGACGCTCCGCCCGAGCCGGGGCAGGAGACGCTGCATTGA
- a CDS encoding amidase has protein sequence MISLLDLRARIADGTLSAADAVRAARERIAGRDPAIGAVLRTAPEAAVPTNGPLAGIAVGIKDIIDTADMATEFGSDIYAGWRPRADAAIVSRLRALGAVPLAKTATTAFAGLDPAATVNPRDPGHTPGGSSSGSAAAVAAGMLPLALGTQTGGSVIRPAAFCGLAAIKPSFRLLPTVGVKTFSWALDTVGLFGASVADIAHALALIAERPAIEAPAPERPRLALCLQDFAGSPDADALAALERAASAAERAGAVVHDLVLPEPFARAWAAHPTVQDFEARQALAWEYAEHRDALPPVLRGQLDRAQDLTAPDYDAARREAHRARRQLKELFSDFDAILTVSSVGRAPQGLGSTGDARFNRLWTLMGVPCVNVPVPGDGLPLGVQIIARFGDDGRALSVARAIEAVLARD, from the coding sequence ATGATCTCGCTTCTCGATCTCCGTGCCCGCATCGCGGACGGCACCCTCTCCGCCGCGGACGCGGTTCGCGCGGCACGCGAGCGGATCGCCGGACGCGACCCTGCCATCGGTGCCGTCCTGCGCACCGCGCCTGAGGCGGCAGTGCCCACGAACGGGCCGCTTGCCGGCATCGCGGTCGGCATCAAGGACATCATCGACACCGCCGACATGGCGACCGAATTCGGCTCGGACATCTATGCCGGCTGGCGGCCGAGGGCCGATGCGGCGATCGTGTCGCGGCTGCGGGCCCTCGGCGCGGTGCCGCTCGCCAAGACCGCGACCACGGCCTTCGCCGGCCTCGACCCGGCGGCGACGGTCAATCCGCGCGATCCCGGCCACACGCCGGGCGGCTCCTCCTCGGGCTCGGCCGCCGCGGTCGCTGCCGGGATGCTGCCGCTGGCGCTCGGCACCCAGACCGGCGGCTCGGTGATCCGCCCGGCGGCCTTCTGCGGCCTGGCGGCGATCAAGCCCTCGTTCCGGCTGCTGCCGACGGTGGGCGTGAAGACCTTCTCCTGGGCGCTCGACACGGTGGGCCTGTTCGGCGCCTCGGTCGCCGACATCGCCCACGCGCTGGCCCTGATCGCCGAGCGGCCGGCGATCGAGGCCCCGGCGCCGGAGCGCCCGCGCCTCGCCCTCTGCCTCCAGGACTTCGCCGGAAGTCCCGACGCGGATGCCCTCGCGGCCCTTGAGCGCGCGGCCAGCGCCGCCGAGCGGGCCGGGGCGGTGGTCCACGACCTCGTCTTGCCCGAACCCTTCGCGCGGGCCTGGGCCGCGCATCCGACCGTGCAGGATTTCGAGGCGCGCCAGGCGCTCGCCTGGGAATATGCCGAGCATCGCGACGCCCTGCCGCCGGTGCTGCGCGGGCAGCTCGACCGGGCGCAGGACCTCACGGCCCCCGACTACGACGCCGCCCGCCGCGAGGCGCACCGGGCGCGGCGGCAGCTCAAGGAGCTGTTCTCGGATTTCGATGCGATCCTGACGGTCTCCAGCGTCGGCCGCGCCCCTCAGGGTCTCGGCTCGACGGGGGATGCGCGCTTCAACCGGCTCTGGACCCTGATGGGCGTGCCCTGCGTCAATGTTCCGGTGCCGGGCGACGGCCTGCCGCTCGGCGTGCAGATCATCGCCCGCTTCGGCGACGACGGGCGCGCGCTGTCCGTCGCGCGGGCGATCGAAGCGGTGCTGGCGCGGGATTAG
- a CDS encoding ribonuclease T2 family protein: MPRLSRLVALTLGLTLASGAQAQDFGGFRRGGEPGSFDFYVLALSWSPTYCDGEGARRDRNGQCAPGRGLGFVVHGLWPQYERGYPSNCSAVERPLTRNAVEAAGEVMPSEGLARHEWRAHGTCSGLDPVAYFKSVKTAREAVTIPEAFVKPQGDMRAAPIEIARQFVMANKGLRPDMMSVTCRRGQLQEVRICFSKDLRGFTPCPEVARQNCRAGEVSVEAAR; the protein is encoded by the coding sequence ATGCCGCGCCTGTCCCGCCTCGTCGCCCTGACCCTCGGCCTCACCCTGGCCTCCGGCGCTCAGGCGCAGGATTTCGGCGGCTTTCGACGCGGCGGCGAGCCCGGCAGCTTCGACTTCTACGTGCTGGCGCTGTCGTGGTCGCCGACCTATTGCGACGGCGAGGGTGCACGCCGCGACCGCAACGGGCAATGCGCGCCGGGCCGCGGGCTCGGCTTCGTGGTGCACGGACTGTGGCCGCAATACGAGCGCGGCTACCCCTCCAATTGCTCGGCGGTGGAGCGCCCCCTCACCCGCAACGCGGTCGAGGCCGCGGGCGAGGTCATGCCGAGCGAGGGCCTCGCCCGCCACGAATGGCGCGCCCACGGCACCTGCTCCGGGCTTGATCCCGTCGCCTATTTCAAGTCGGTGAAGACGGCCCGTGAGGCCGTGACGATCCCCGAGGCCTTCGTGAAGCCGCAGGGCGACATGCGCGCCGCCCCGATCGAGATCGCCCGGCAGTTCGTGATGGCCAACAAGGGACTACGCCCCGACATGATGTCGGTGACCTGCCGCCGCGGACAGTTGCAGGAGGTGCGGATCTGCTTCTCGAAGGATCTGCGCGGTTTCACCCCCTGCCCCGAGGTCGCGCGCCAGAACTGCCGCGCGGGCGAGGTCTCGGTCGAAGCGGCGCGCTGA
- a CDS encoding extensin-like domain-containing protein, whose amino-acid sequence MWRKALAFSALVLFGAGLTGCAINRFERREAWRDQAEQMCIARKLVQPTAYVSLAKEIDGPGPCGMQQPFRVTKLGGGSVALKQRMTLACPALAEAEAWLADTIQPAANLYFGVPVAEINAGSYSCRGRNNQAGAKLSEHSFGNALDIMSFTLADGHVITVKGGWRGTEAEQAFLREVFVGACARFSTVLAPGSNVFHYDHIHVDLAMHDPRGLKRICKPLLKFESQLTAADGSPRPLASPRPPARQTIPTQAPIDVEEDDPYGVAPTSSRTTGTRVARAPAAPAPTAYAAAPAPGRPRAPVPAHDAAYEPLSLAAPHASDEPIY is encoded by the coding sequence ATGTGGCGTAAAGCGTTAGCGTTCTCGGCCCTGGTGCTGTTCGGCGCGGGGCTCACGGGCTGTGCAATCAACCGGTTCGAACGCCGGGAGGCATGGCGCGACCAGGCCGAACAGATGTGCATCGCCCGCAAGCTGGTGCAGCCGACAGCCTATGTCTCGCTGGCGAAGGAGATCGACGGCCCCGGCCCCTGCGGCATGCAGCAGCCCTTCCGGGTGACGAAACTCGGCGGCGGCTCGGTGGCGCTCAAGCAGCGCATGACGCTGGCCTGCCCAGCCCTCGCCGAGGCCGAGGCGTGGCTCGCCGACACGATCCAGCCCGCCGCCAACCTGTATTTCGGCGTGCCGGTGGCCGAGATCAACGCGGGCTCCTATTCCTGCCGCGGCCGCAACAACCAGGCCGGCGCCAAGCTCTCCGAGCATTCCTTCGGCAACGCGCTCGACATCATGTCCTTCACGCTCGCCGACGGCCACGTCATCACCGTCAAGGGCGGCTGGCGCGGCACCGAGGCCGAGCAGGCCTTCTTGCGCGAGGTGTTCGTGGGGGCCTGCGCCCGGTTCTCGACGGTGCTGGCGCCGGGCTCCAACGTGTTCCACTACGACCACATCCACGTCGATCTGGCGATGCACGACCCGCGCGGCCTGAAGCGCATCTGCAAGCCGCTGCTCAAGTTCGAGTCGCAGCTCACCGCCGCCGACGGCTCGCCCCGGCCGCTGGCCTCGCCCCGCCCGCCCGCGCGCCAGACGATCCCGACCCAGGCGCCGATCGACGTGGAGGAGGACGACCCCTACGGCGTCGCGCCGACCTCCTCGCGCACCACCGGCACGCGGGTCGCCCGCGCACCGGCCGCCCCGGCGCCGACGGCCTACGCCGCCGCGCCGGCACCCGGCCGGCCGCGCGCTCCGGTTCCGGCGCACGATGCGGCCTATGAACCGCTGTCGCTCGCCGCGCCCCACGCCTCAGACGAGCCGATCTATTAA
- a CDS encoding MarR family winged helix-turn-helix transcriptional regulator, whose translation MSQTGRDDPQSLDNQLCFAVYAAAHAFGRAYRSLLAHHELTYPQYLVLLVLWEEEGLSVKEIGSRLFLDSGTLTPLLKRLEASGHVRRARDRPDERQVSIFLTEKGRGLKGKMDCLPHTVGGMTGMTLDERRALLESLALMRDELHARAGSTDPAAATMPA comes from the coding sequence ATGAGTCAAACGGGCCGCGATGACCCGCAATCTTTAGACAACCAACTCTGCTTCGCCGTCTACGCGGCGGCGCACGCCTTCGGACGCGCCTATCGCAGCCTGCTGGCCCACCACGAACTGACCTACCCGCAATATCTCGTGCTGCTGGTGCTGTGGGAGGAAGAGGGCCTGTCGGTGAAGGAGATCGGCAGTCGTCTCTTCCTCGATTCGGGCACCCTCACGCCACTCCTCAAGCGCCTCGAAGCGTCCGGCCACGTTCGCCGCGCCCGCGACCGGCCGGACGAGCGTCAGGTCAGCATCTTCCTCACCGAGAAGGGGCGCGGCCTCAAGGGCAAGATGGACTGCCTGCCCCACACGGTGGGCGGCATGACCGGGATGACCCTCGACGAAAGGCGCGCCTTGCTCGAAAGCCTCGCCTTGATGCGCGACGAACTGCATGCCCGTGCCGGCAGCACCGATCCGGCGGCGGCCACCATGCCCGCCTGA